AAGCTGTGGAAGTCGCTGCTGCTGATGAAGAAAGTAAGTATGCTTTAGGCAGTGTTCTCAATCACGTACTCCTGCATCAAACTGTGATTGGGCAAGAAGCACTTACTCAGTTAGAGATGGCAGAAGATTATCCTGATATTGTAATTGGCTGCACAGGTGGAGGTAGTAACTTTGCCGGAATTACCTTTCCATTTCTCGGTGCTAAACTGCGAGGCGAACGAGATATACAAGTAATAGCTGTCGAACCAGCTGCTTGCCCATCATTAACTCGTGGCAAATATGCTTACGACTTTGGTGATACTGCTCAGTTAACTCCACTGACCAAGATGCACACTTTAGGTAGTGGATTTGTACCTGAAGGCATCCATGCCGGTGGTTTACGTTATCACGGTATGGCTCCCCTAGTCAGTCATATTGTGAATTTGGGATTAGTTCAATCACGTGCTGAACACCAACTCGGTTGCTTTGCTGCTGGATTAACTTTTGCAAAAGCAGAAGGAATCTTACCAGCGCCAGAAGCAAACCATGCAGTCAAAGCAGCGATTGATGAGGCAAAGCTTTGCAAAGAAGAAGGAAGAAGCAAAACTATCCTGTTCAATCTTTGCGGTCATGGACACTTTGATATGCAAGCTTATATCGATTATCAAGCTGGACGGCTTGTGGATACTGAATATAGTGCTTCCGAAGTGGCAATGGCGCTCGCAGGATTACCTGTAGTTAACTAGTTACTTATAATTTATCTTGTGCTGTCAGTGCTGAAGCACAAGATAACACCATCGGGGGCTGATATGATGTCCGGTAAATTATCCATAGTTAAGCCGCCAGGTCAGACCACCAGTGAAAATTGGTTAAACCATATACACAATCAGGCTGGTCAATCCAATTAAAAATTAAAAATGTAAAATTAAAAAAAGTGACAAAAGAAGACTATTCAGCAAATGCGTGGTAATTGTTCTCCACTGAGCATATCAACAATTCGAGTAGAACCGATTTTACTTTTTATTGTCACCAGTCCTGAAGATATTTGTGTGACTCTGCCAATAATCTGGGTTAATGTGCCGGCAGGGTGCAAATGCATTACTTCTAGCGCTTTTTCAACATCTGCTTTTGGGATAAACATGACAAACCGTCCTTCATTGGCGATATAAAGGGGGTCAAAACCTAAAATTTCGCAAGCACCCTGCACATCTTCACGAATGGGAATCGAGTTTTCATCAATTGCAATTTCAACTTTTGCTGCTTCAGCAATTTCATTTAATGCACTTGCTAAACCCCCACGAGTTAAATCTCGCATACAGTGAATTTCTATTCCAGATGCCAACAGTGCGAGAACTAAATCAGCAAGTGGGGCTGAGTCACTTTCTATAGCTGTCTCAAATTCTAAACCTTCTCTAACTGCCATAATCGCAATTCCATGCCGCCCAATATCTCCATTCAGCAGTAGAACATCGCCTAGTTGCACGCTTTGAGGCGCAATGATTTGGGAATGCTCGATAATGCCAATACCTGCTGTGTTAATAAAAATGCCGTCTCCTTTACCTCGATTTACTACTTTGGTGTCACCTGTTATAATCTGCACTTTGGCGGTTTTAGCTGCTTGCTGCATAGATTGCACGACTTGCCAAAGAGTTTGAGTTGGCAATCCTTCTTCGATAATGAAACCAACACTCAAATAAAGTGGGCGGGCGCCGCACATTGCTAAATCGTTGACAGTGCCATTCACTGCTAAAGAACCAATATCACCACCTGGAAAAAATAGTGGTTGGACAACGTAAGAATCTGTTGTCAAAGCTAACTGTTGTTGCTGAATGGTAAACCTGGCTGCATCGTGCCGGACATTTAGGAGCGGGTTATCAAAAGTTGCTAAAAACATCTTTTCAATGAGTTGATGCATTAGCTTGCCACCCCCACCATGTGCTAGCAGGATGTTAGGATACTGGGTTATAGGAATGGGACATGATAGTGAGAAATTTTCCATTATTTATATTTATATAATGTTTGCGATTTGCCGATAGCGATAGTAAGCTGCACATGATCCTTCTGATGACACCATCGGCGCACCAAGGGGATGTTCTGGAGTGCAATAGCTACCAAAGGCAGGGCATTGATGAGGTTTTTTGACTCCTTGTAAAATTAACCCACTGATACATTGAGCAGATTCTTCAGTTTTCTGATTAGCAAGAGGAAAACGTTTTTGTGCGTCGAATTCAATATATTTCTGGCGAAGCTTTAGCCCACTTTCTGGTATTTCGCCTATTCCCCGCCATTTGCGATCGCCCCTCGCAAATACTTCGTTGATCATTTGTTGAGCGGCTTGATTTCCATCACGGCGGACTGAACGAGTGTACTGATTTTCAACTTGCGATCGCCCCTCTTGTAACTGTTTCACACATAAGTACACGCCTTGCAAAATATCTAATGGCTCAAATCCCGTAACTACTATAGGGACGTGATATTTTTGCGAGATTGGTTCGTATTCGGTGTAACCCATCACAGTACAGACGTGTCCAGCTGCCAAAAATCCTTGCACACAATTATCTGGTGAAGCCAGAATAGCCTCCATTGCTGGAGGTACTAGGACGTGTGACACTAGTAAGGAGAAATTTTTTATCCTTTGTTCATGTGCTTGGTAAATAGCCATTGCTGTAGCAGGTGCAGTGGTTTCAAAGCCGACTGCAAAGAATACAACTTGTTTGCTGGGATTGGCTTGAGCAATTTTCAGCACATCTAAGGGCGAGTAAACAATACGAACGTCTCCCCCATTCGCCTTAACTGTTAATAAATCTCTTTGTGATTGATCAGCTTTGTTTTCTGTTTGTCCTATTTCCTTGCTGCTCCTGCTTCCTGGCACTCGTAGCATATCGCCGAAGGAACAAAAAATCACTTCCGGAAGTGAAGCGATCGCGATTGCTTGATCAATTAACTCCACAGGGGTAACGCAAACAGGACAACCAGGGCCGTGAATCAGGGTAATTTCTTGAGGTAAAAGCTCATCTATGCCAAATTTGACAATAGAATGAGTTTGTCCGCCGCAGATTTCCATAATCGCCCAAGGTTGGTTAGTAATTTGTGCGATCGCTTGTGCATAATGTTGCGCGATCGCAGCATCACGATATTCATCAACGAATTTCATAGTAATAAATTAAAACTTTTAACCGAAGTAATATGATGTGTCATGAGCAGCTTTCCATTCAGGTTTATAACTAGCCAGCGATCGCATATACTGGGCGCGTTCAAAAGCACTGGGATTTGGGCAATGCTTTTGACTCATACTTCCCTGCATTTGCTGTACTGATTCGTATTCGTATTTTTGCATCCATTCACGTATTTCCTGCTCTATGACTCGAATGTGGTTAATACCATGTCGTAGCAGTACTGAGCAAAGCATCGTAATCTTGGAACCAACCATGAGCATTTTTAAAGCATCTTCGCCCCGATGAATACCGCTTGTTGCAGCTAAATCAGCATGAATGCGACCGTAGAGAATTGCAATCCATCGCAGAGGTAATCGCATGGACTGGGGTGTACTTAACAATACATTAGGTTCAACATCCAGAAGATTGAGATTAATATCCGGCTGGTAAAAACGGTTAAATAGAACCAAAGCATCAGCACCCGCCTCATCCAAACGTTTTGCTATATTTGCTGTATTTGTGAAATACGGGCTGAGTTTGACTGCTACGGGGATAGTTACTACTGCTTTGACTGCACAAAGAATATCAATATAAGTCTGCTCAATTTCACTACTTGTTAGTTCCATATCGGTAGGAACGTAGTAAATATTCAATTCTAGTGCATCTGCTCCTGCTTGCTGAATTTGTTTGGCATAGTTTGTCCATCCACCGACAGATGAGCCATTGAGACTAGCAATAATCGGAATGCTCACCTTTTGCTTGGCTTTGTGGATATGCTCTAAATAAGTTTCTGGCCCCACCCGAAAGCTAGTTGAGTTAGGGAAGTAAGTTAAGGCTTCAGGAAAACTTTCAGTGCCTTGGGTGAGGTGATGGTGGAGTTCATAATATTCTAGGCGCAACTGTTCTTCAAACAGCGAATGCATAACTACTGCTGCTGCACCAGCATCTTCCATACGCTGGATGTTATCAATGTCCTCAGAGAGAGGTGATGCAGAGGGAACAAGAGGCGATCGCAATTTCATTCCCATATAAATTGTAGTTAAATCCATCATCTTTACTCCTGTTTTTAAGATTATGTAGAAGCTTGTTTTTTTCTGTGCAAAATCTTCAGTAACTCAAACCAAAAAATACTGAAAACTCCTGCGGTTAAACAAATTGCCAAATCAATTGGATGTAGGATAGAAAAGCTAAACAGATGCCGTAAAAAAGGCAAGTAAAGTACAAAAGCTAGAAAAACTAACGCCCCTCCTAACACCCACCACAAAGCTATATTTTGCAAATTTACTGGGGAGTTACTGCGCGTAGCTTGCTTCCCCGTAAGGGTACGAGAGCGCAACATCTCCCAAATGGTTTGTGACCAAGAGCGATTGGTCAAAATCAAGCTGAGGTTAGCAATGATCAGAGTAGTAAAAGTCAAGGCGCGGGCATCTAGTTCTCCCTGACCTCGATATAGAGCAGTAACAAATACTATTAGTAAAACTAGTAATATTCCTACACCTTGCAGCAATGCTAAACCCAAAGTTTGCTTGCTAAATAGCGGTTCTTTAGGATTTCGGGGGGGACGACGCATCACATTGGCTTCAGGTGGCTCTGCTTCAAAAACTACTGAGCAGGCTGGGTCAATAATTAAGTGTAAAAAGGCAATGTGAATTGGTAATAATACTAGTGGCCATTTAAACAACACCGGAATTAAAGACATACCAGCAATGGGGACATGAACTGCTAAGGTATAAGCCATCGCTTTTGTGAGGTTGTCAAAGATGCGGCGACCGAGTTTAATAGCTGCAACGATGGATGAAAAATCATCGTCAAGTAATACTAAGTCTGCGGCTTCACGGGCTACATCTGTGCCTCGCCCTCCCATTGCTATGCCAATGTGGGCTGATTTTAATGCCGGGGCATCATTCACACCATCGCCTGTCATAGCGACAATTTCGCCATTATTTTTTAAAGCATTGACCAAACGTAGTTTTTGTTCAGGTACAACTCTGGCAAAAATATTGACTGTCTTGATTCTCCGGGATAATTCAGCATCATCCATCTGATCTAGTCCTGATCCAGTAATGACTTCATTTGTAGACATCAGACCAATTTGACGAGCAATATTTTGGGCAGTACTGGGATAGTCACCTGTAATCATGACTACTTGAATGCCAGCGGTGTAACATTCCTGGATAGCGCTTTTCACAGTTGGACGAACGGGATCGGCTAAACCTACCAATCCAATAAACTGGAAATTGAAATCATGTTGCTCTACTGGGAGGTCTGTGTACTGGAAGTATGCTTTAGCTACACCCAAAATTCGCAAGCCAGCGCTAGCCATCTCATTAATTTGTTGAGATAGGTGCTGCATCTGTTCTGAAGTGAAATGACATAAATCTGCGATCGCTTCTGGTGCACCTTTGGCTGCAATGATGTAGTCTAAACCATCAGGTGACTGCCAAACATGGGACATAGCCAGCAATTGTGGCGATAGTGGATATTCACGAATTAATTGCCAGTCGTCATGTAGATGTTCAGTATGTGCTAAATAATTATTACCAAGGTCTTTAAAAGCCTTCTCCATTGGGTCAAAGGGGTCTTTTTGACTAGCTAAAATACTAAATTCGACGATTTGATGGAAAGTTTCTGGTAGTTCCTCCCGTTCGTGTAAGCTGAGTTCGTAAAGCTCATTTTCTGCGAACAACTGGCTGACTGACATCTGATTAAAAGTCAGCGTACCCGTCTTATCAACACAGAGTACCGTTGCTGAACCTAATGTTTCCACAGCAGGCATTTTGCGTGCTAAAACGTGTTTTTGCGAAATCCGCCACGCACCCAAAGCCAAAAAGATTGTCACCACAACGGGAAATTCATTAGGCAAAATCGCCATTGCTAATGCTAAACCAGCTAAAAACCCATTTAGCCAATTACCTCTGGTGATACCGTAAACTATGACAATGACAGCGCAAATGGCGATCGCTACAACAGCGAGTTTTTTCACCAACTCTCCGGTTTCCTTTTGTAATAAGGTTTCTTCCGGACTCACTGTTTGCAAAGCTTTACCAATCTTGCCAATTTCCGTATATATACCAGTGGTTTGAGCTTCGGCGATACCTTGACCTTGAACAATCAACGTCCCAGAGTAAACAAAAGGCAAGTCATCGCCACCAGGACGCGCCATTTCTCTTCTACTACCCGCAACCTTGCGTACTGGTATCGATTCACCTGTAAGTAGAGATTCATCAACTGTGAGGTAAG
This region of Nostoc sp. UHCC 0302 genomic DNA includes:
- a CDS encoding TrpB-like pyridoxal phosphate-dependent enzyme, translated to MDIIKYTLSEYQMPTAWYNIQADLPQALPPVLNPGNGKPITSDDLLPLFPLALIEQEVSQQRWIEIPDVVRSIYCQWRPTPLYRARRLEKALDTPAKIYYKYEGVSPSGSHKPNTAVAQAYYNKQAGVKRLTTETGAGQWGSSLAFAGALFNLEVLVYMVKVSYQQKPYRRALMESYGAKVIASPSTETQAGRQILAEHPNSTGSLGIAISEAVEVAAADEESKYALGSVLNHVLLHQTVIGQEALTQLEMAEDYPDIVIGCTGGGSNFAGITFPFLGAKLRGERDIQVIAVEPAACPSLTRGKYAYDFGDTAQLTPLTKMHTLGSGFVPEGIHAGGLRYHGMAPLVSHIVNLGLVQSRAEHQLGCFAAGLTFAKAEGILPAPEANHAVKAAIDEAKLCKEEGRSKTILFNLCGHGHFDMQAYIDYQAGRLVDTEYSASEVAMALAGLPVVN
- the hypE gene encoding hydrogenase expression/formation protein HypE gives rise to the protein MENFSLSCPIPITQYPNILLAHGGGGKLMHQLIEKMFLATFDNPLLNVRHDAARFTIQQQQLALTTDSYVVQPLFFPGGDIGSLAVNGTVNDLAMCGARPLYLSVGFIIEEGLPTQTLWQVVQSMQQAAKTAKVQIITGDTKVVNRGKGDGIFINTAGIGIIEHSQIIAPQSVQLGDVLLLNGDIGRHGIAIMAVREGLEFETAIESDSAPLADLVLALLASGIEIHCMRDLTRGGLASALNEIAEAAKVEIAIDENSIPIREDVQGACEILGFDPLYIANEGRFVMFIPKADVEKALEVMHLHPAGTLTQIIGRVTQISSGLVTIKSKIGSTRIVDMLSGEQLPRIC
- the hypD gene encoding hydrogenase formation protein HypD — its product is MKFVDEYRDAAIAQHYAQAIAQITNQPWAIMEICGGQTHSIVKFGIDELLPQEITLIHGPGCPVCVTPVELIDQAIAIASLPEVIFCSFGDMLRVPGSRSSKEIGQTENKADQSQRDLLTVKANGGDVRIVYSPLDVLKIAQANPSKQVVFFAVGFETTAPATAMAIYQAHEQRIKNFSLLVSHVLVPPAMEAILASPDNCVQGFLAAGHVCTVMGYTEYEPISQKYHVPIVVTGFEPLDILQGVYLCVKQLQEGRSQVENQYTRSVRRDGNQAAQQMINEVFARGDRKWRGIGEIPESGLKLRQKYIEFDAQKRFPLANQKTEESAQCISGLILQGVKKPHQCPAFGSYCTPEHPLGAPMVSSEGSCAAYYRYRQIANII
- a CDS encoding dihydroorotate dehydrogenase-like protein — protein: MDLTTIYMGMKLRSPLVPSASPLSEDIDNIQRMEDAGAAAVVMHSLFEEQLRLEYYELHHHLTQGTESFPEALTYFPNSTSFRVGPETYLEHIHKAKQKVSIPIIASLNGSSVGGWTNYAKQIQQAGADALELNIYYVPTDMELTSSEIEQTYIDILCAVKAVVTIPVAVKLSPYFTNTANIAKRLDEAGADALVLFNRFYQPDINLNLLDVEPNVLLSTPQSMRLPLRWIAILYGRIHADLAATSGIHRGEDALKMLMVGSKITMLCSVLLRHGINHIRVIEQEIREWMQKYEYESVQQMQGSMSQKHCPNPSAFERAQYMRSLASYKPEWKAAHDTSYYFG
- a CDS encoding cation-translocating P-type ATPase, encoding MGYQLDLKTITGISEQEAAYRLKREGYNELPSSKQRSILALASEVLQEPIFLLLVACGTIYVFLGEAQDALILLGFVFFIMGITLYQEHKTESALEALRDLSSPRALVIRDGKQKRIAGREVVRGDILVLAEGDRVPADAILLSSTYLTVDESLLTGESIPVRKVAGSRREMARPGGDDLPFVYSGTLIVQGQGIAEAQTTGIYTEIGKIGKALQTVSPEETLLQKETGELVKKLAVVAIAICAVIVIVYGITRGNWLNGFLAGLALAMAILPNEFPVVVTIFLALGAWRISQKHVLARKMPAVETLGSATVLCVDKTGTLTFNQMSVSQLFAENELYELSLHEREELPETFHQIVEFSILASQKDPFDPMEKAFKDLGNNYLAHTEHLHDDWQLIREYPLSPQLLAMSHVWQSPDGLDYIIAAKGAPEAIADLCHFTSEQMQHLSQQINEMASAGLRILGVAKAYFQYTDLPVEQHDFNFQFIGLVGLADPVRPTVKSAIQECYTAGIQVVMITGDYPSTAQNIARQIGLMSTNEVITGSGLDQMDDAELSRRIKTVNIFARVVPEQKLRLVNALKNNGEIVAMTGDGVNDAPALKSAHIGIAMGGRGTDVAREAADLVLLDDDFSSIVAAIKLGRRIFDNLTKAMAYTLAVHVPIAGMSLIPVLFKWPLVLLPIHIAFLHLIIDPACSVVFEAEPPEANVMRRPPRNPKEPLFSKQTLGLALLQGVGILLVLLIVFVTALYRGQGELDARALTFTTLIIANLSLILTNRSWSQTIWEMLRSRTLTGKQATRSNSPVNLQNIALWWVLGGALVFLAFVLYLPFLRHLFSFSILHPIDLAICLTAGVFSIFWFELLKILHRKKQAST